Within the Achromobacter spanius genome, the region GCACGATGATGGGAATGTCGCGCGTCACCGGATGGTTGCGGTATTCCTGCACCAGACTCAAGCCGTCCACGCCAGGCAGCACCAGGTCTTGCAGGATGACGGTGGGCCGCGTCTGGATGGCCACCGTCAGTGCCTTGTAGGGGTCCGAGCAATAGTGGAAATCGATATTGCCCTCGACGACCAGCGCCCGCCGGATTGCCTCGGCCACCATGACCTGATCGTCAACCAGCAGCACCATGGCCGCGTGCGCGTTCAGATCCGCCGAGCCTGCGCTGTCTATAGGAGGGTGCATAGCTATTCCTTGATGTCTGGCAATGTTGGACGCTCAGGCCAAGGCCTGGATCACGCGCGGCGCGATCTGGTCCAACGGTTTGATTTCCACCGCCGCCTGCAAGGCGGCCGCCGCCTTGGGCATGCCGTACACGGCACTGGTGGACTGGTCTTGCGCAATGGTGAGACAGCCGCGTTCACGCATGGCCTTCAGGCCGCGCGCGCCGTCCTGACCCATGCCGGTCAGCAACACGCCCACGGCGGTGCCGCGCCAGTGCTGCGCCACGCTATGAAAGAACACGTCGATGGACGGCCGATACAGGCTTTCCTTGGGATCCGGCGTGTAACGCAGGGTGCCGTCGGCCAGCAGGTGCAGATGGTCGTCGGTGCCCGCCAGCAGGATCTGGCCCGGCAAGGGGCGTTCGCCTTCGCGCACCAGCCGCACGGGCAGTTGCACCTGATCGTTCAACCAGTCGGCCATGCCCGCGGCAAACGACGCATCCACATGCTGCACCAGCACGATGCCGGCCGGGAAACTCAGCGGCAGATCGCGTAGCAGTTGGGCCAACGTGGCCGGGCCACCCGCCGATGCTCCGATGACCAGCAGCCGCTGCGCATCCGCGCGCGGCGCAGCCTTGGGCACCGGGGTCA harbors:
- a CDS encoding chemotaxis response regulator protein-glutamate methylesterase: MRIGIVNDLQIAVETLRRAIALEPGLEVAWVASNGEEAVAQCARDRPDVVLMDLIMPVMDGVEATRRIMAESPCAIVVVTVDVARHTARVFDAMGHGALDAVDTPVVGGGDLRSAAAPLLRKIRNIGWLIGRYGSRPNLTPVPKAAPRADAQRLLVIGASAGGPATLAQLLRDLPLSFPAGIVLVQHVDASFAAGMADWLNDQVQLPVRLVREGERPLPGQILLAGTDDHLHLLADGTLRYTPDPKESLYRPSIDVFFHSVAQHWRGTAVGVLLTGMGQDGARGLKAMRERGCLTIAQDQSTSAVYGMPKAAAALQAAVEIKPLDQIAPRVIQALA